In the Heterodontus francisci isolate sHetFra1 chromosome 8, sHetFra1.hap1, whole genome shotgun sequence genome, one interval contains:
- the LOC137372571 gene encoding regulator of G-protein signaling 5-like, with amino-acid sequence MCRGLSSLPSCCLERAKGIKARLGVFLLASEKPYSSVQANKTERAKSRPSSEEAKKWRQSLDKMLAHKYGLATFRAFLHSEYSEENIEFWLACEDYKKTKSPAKRASKAKKIYLEFIEIDAPKEVNIDYETKDFTKSHLLKPNRSSFDAAQSKIYNLMEKDSYARFLRSELYLNLVKQTERTTSQSDTNRQSQT; translated from the exons ATGTGCCGAGGACTATCATCACTACCAAGCTGCTGCTTAGAAAG GGCAAAGGGGATTAAGGCCCGGCTAGGAGTCTTTCTACTGGCTTCGGAGAAACCTTATAGTTCTGTTCAAGCAAACAAGACAGAAAGAGCAAAATCCAG GCCCTCCTCAGAGGAAGCAAAGAAATGGAGACAATCTCTGGACAAGATGCTTGCTCATAAAT ATGGTCTGGCTACCTTCAGAGCATTCCTCCACTCAGAATACAGTGAGGAGAACATCGAATTCTGGCTGGCCTGTGAGGACTATAAGAAAACCAAGTCACCTGCAAAACGGGCCTCCAAAGCAAAGAAGATTTATTTGGAATTCATAGAGATAGATGCTCCGAAAGAG GTTAATATTGATTATGAAACCAAAGACTTCACTAAAAGCCACCTTCTGAAACCCAACCGGTCCAGCTTTGATGCGGCACAGAGTAAGATTTACAACTTGATGGAGAAAGATTCCTATGCCAGATTCCTGAGATCAGAACTGTATCTAAACCTGGTTAAACAAACAGAAAGAACCACCAGCCAGTCAGACACCAACAGGCAGTCACAGACGTGA